The Theobroma cacao cultivar B97-61/B2 chromosome 1, Criollo_cocoa_genome_V2, whole genome shotgun sequence genome contains the following window.
ATATACTGTCATAGTCCATACCAACCATTTGAACAATTCATCCATTATTTTGAAGGTTGTTTTCCATTCATCTTCAAGTCGTATTCAAATTTGTTGATATCCTTTCTTCAAATCGATCTTTAAAAACACTTTAGAGCTAATGAACATATCATCCAATCGAGGGATAGGAAAATCATACTTAACTATAGTCTTTTTAACGACATGGCTGTCCACAAAGCTTCTCAATAAGTTTCCCAAacttttgttgatcaattttGTTTGACCATGCTTGGATAAGGATGAAGATACTTCATTCTCCTTAGAGTCTAATAAGAGACATAAATGATTTGACTCACGATAAGCTTTATTCAAACCAGACACAGTGATAAGTGTTTTATCTTCCTCTTGTCTCTTTGATCGATTTTCTGGCTTTAATGGagtcaacataatttttaCTCAATCTTTAATGAAGGAATAAGTATTCCTGTATCCATCATGGTGAGCTCGACGATCATATTGCCATGGGCGTCCTAACAACCAGTGGCAAGCGTCCATTAGAATAACATCACACCAGACTTCATCTTCATACTTATTTCCAATAAAGAATTGAACACAACAACGCTTTGTTACCTTAactttgtttccttttctcaGCCATTGTAACTTGTAAGGATGGGAATGTATTTCAATTGGAAGTTTCAACTTTTCCACCATGTAGTTGGCAACAACATTCTCACAACTTCCACTATCAATAATGACATTACAAACCTTCCCTTGGGATGCGCACCTTGTATAGAATATGTTACGACGAAGCCAACTTTCATCTTTAATCATCATGGCAGTGTTAAGGTTATGATGAACAACAAGAGCTTCTCCATGGTCAGCAAAACTTCTTTTATCTCCTCGTCATCATACTCATCATAGACTGgttctaatttttttcaattcacataatcttcttcttcaaatgatgaattttgatgaaacGGGTTAGTGTCATTCTCTTCATCACTAGAACTGTTATTGTTGATTTGAGCATCACGTATTGCGAGTTGCTCTTATAATTCTTGAATTTGCTGACGTAGTTCTACAATCTCAATCTCATGATCATCTCTTTGACGATTTTGACGTCTTGGTGgcattttattgtatggtgatGACGATGTGGTGGTgtagaaaaaaatgatgatataactataaaacaataaataaaattacccGAACAGGGAGTATAGACACTCGACAGCAATCCTGAACTTATGCAACGAACAATGATCATCCTGCTCTGATACCAAACTGATGCCGGGGTGTTGTAAAGACACCTGAATGTTATAAAAGACACCAATCATGGCGAGGTTGAAAACCCCACTAGGGTGAATCACCAATCGTGACAAGGTTAAAAATCccacaaaaatgaaaaataaccaaaatctCACTTTGGTTGGCTAGGCCAAAAATACTAAAACCTTGCCTAGAGAAATAAGCACTCctgcttaagaaaatattatttattaactctcaACTCTGAATGTCTCATAATTAATCCTAAGGgtcctatttatagtattataggcCCAAATTCTAATAAAACTCTACTCCTAGTTGTCtaatacaattagaataattaataagagatttaaataaaataagtgtTCTATTCCTAAATAGAACATGACTAGCTTAAAATCCTAATGCAAgtaaaatgaagaattttaatatacCTATAATtcttaaatcaattaaaattaacaaaaattaaattaaataaaatataattctaGACGCTCCTGCGTCACTCTTGCTTACGACGGAGGAGCTACCATCAGTCAAGCTGCATACATGCTTTTTCTacatattttccttttctgataacccttctctctctctctctctctctctctctctctctctctctctctctctctctatgcTTTTATTTGTGTTCAAGGTGATCTTATACGCACCAGcgaaataaaatgattttgagaCTAGTTTTAAGTGAAAACCTGAGGGCTAAGGAAGCTTGAATTAGATACCGATAGGGCATTttgcatatatgtatatagttGGAATGAATGATGAATCTTTCTTGTTGTCAAGGGCGGAGCCTCTTATGGGAGGCGCGGGGGCATAGTcctccaaaattttaaaaaaaatttaaacgaTGTATacagttttttaattttttataattatttttaatagtctcccaaataaaattttatttaatatttaatacaaataaagaataataaaataattttatatatttgactcaattttaaagcttttttattttttaatttatattattatattattatttatttattcatatattttaaatctCTATAGTTTTTCTTTCACAAATTTCTACGAAGTatcaattatattattttttttctttttcattatgtCATATGTGGATTTTATCTTCTACTTgtcatattcttttttttctgttacctgaattttattttttataattttaatctttaaaaataaataaattattatataattttcaaatataaattacaatattatttagattttcatcaataaattattttttattcataacaATCAATGCATTATAACATGTATGTTGCaaactttaaataataaagatatacatataaattgataaaatgaaataattgtatttcttttaatacatttttatttattatatattttttatggctttcaaaataattttttatttaataattagttttatttttcaaactgtttgataaaattagaatCATTATGATTAACAAATTGCTAGTTAAGCACAGCAAATAAATTCTAAACTAATATATTAAGcctatcaaattaaaaaaaaataaaagtgaatCTATTAATCCAAATTcattaagttttaatataaatataaacttatcataacatattatatcttAACACTATAACTTAATAGCTtatcataacatattatattttaatagttCAATTTAATAATCCAATATgttaattagtaatttaagaggtaaataaaaaataaagagagagTTAGAACACACAAAGTAAAGAggtaatttatttgaatttgaaaaattattttttctttcactctTATACGCAAGGAGTgagagagattttttttatagtttcattcaatcatatatatacGATACTATCATTGTTAATgtacattttttatatatttaatatctttcaaattttatttaaattttaaaaataataattaattatatataaaattttcaactatttaatatttttttatttaacttcTCTTTTAAAAATGTTCTAACCCCATCCCTACTTGTGTATGAATGGCGAGTTTAAAAGAGTTTTAAAGCTGAAAAGAGGGACATAATCAGCTCAGTTGAAGGAGGGCAGGGACCGCAGGGTACAATTGTAGTTAAGCTAGCATGTGGGAGGAGAAGCGCGTGAAAGCAATGCGGCTTTTCCTTTCGCCTACTTTCTGCACTACGCTGTACTCGATCACTTCTCTGTTAGAATTTTTCAATGCAGAAGTGTAGATTtgtattatttatatttattttattttatataaaataagttaaatttacttgattttgataaagtaacaattaattatatcttataattagatttatttattcatttaattaagttcactTTCCCTTCGCTTGTTTTCTGCGTTAGATTTTgtattctaaatttttattatagtaaatcttaaatttgTATAACTTTATTTATACATAAAGTTTGTACCATCTCCCATCCCCTTCCAGCGATTTGCACAGacaaaaacataaatgaaACATGTGGGGTATGTCACGACTCTCCGAAACTATACATGGAATGAAACAAAAAGCCAAGGTGATAAAGCATTTAAGCGTGAGCATTATACCTGTTACATATTAAACGCACCCAGACCATGTTTTATTTCTTGGCTAGGGTACGAGGGGGCCCCCTGTCCATAAACATAACTCGCCCACCACCTCTATTTTCTGAGCGTCATTAATGCGCCATTGGCAATTGGTTACTTGTTTGTATTGATTTCAAACCACGCTGATAGCTATAAGAATGGCGGTAAACTCTGAAGCTCGCAGACTTGTGATCTCTTCTGGGCTTTCGCAAAATGTCTCTTAGCTGCGAAGAAAATGTAAACTTTCGAGGTATTACTATATTGGATATTtcttctactttttttttcttcttttttcccttctcAGTGCGTTGTTTCTATGATAAAGAGTGCATCTATGCAGGGTCTTGATTGAATAGCTTGACTCCTCATTATAAGGAGTGTTCTCTAAAAGTTGGGGAGAGTATTGAGCCCATGCccttcttttcaattttaaattttgaacaatatttctttctttttttgttatgagttttacattttaatatGAGCTTAAAAGACAtcacataaaatttaataacttAACCTTATTCAATATCTTTACTtcaatcttatttttttgcaAAACTATAAATTAACTCTAATAACTTCTCTcgttatttttcaaaatatgataTTGTTTTCAATATCAATTTATATATTGTGTCACTAATCACTTATCACTTATTAAAAGAATGAATATCatttattctaaattttttatttatacaagAAAAACCTTAAACCCTAAACATCGTCATTTTAAAAGAAGTGTCTTTGTGCTTGCTGTGTGCCTCTTTGGCCGGTGGTAAGTTCCTTTGAACCCTTTTGATTGTATAGTCATGAatttgtcttttgtttttgcttgCTGGGATCATATTGTGTGCTGATGGTAAAGGTGCAATcccagtttttcttttttgcttggATGTTTTGATGTGTCTTTTTTTGGTGCCTTCATGGTGTTATTGGAAGACATGCTGGTTTTTGTTTAAGGGTCATATCGTCCTTTTCAAACCTTCTGGACGTtgtttttgttcttgcttGGGCAACCCTTTAATTCCTCATTATTAATGGAAGTTCTCCctagattttcaaaaaaaaaatttgaaagaaatgtcACTCAATTGAATGTACAACTGAAACAGAAGCTCCGGGAGCTACTTTTATATAAAGTAATAAATATTTCTTCGTAGGGTAAACGACAAAACAAATTACCTTTCATTAGTAAGAATaacttttgtgttttaaaaattttaaaaaatacccTGCCAGGAAGTTTTTTATTCTGCAATAATCAAGGTTTGTAATAAGCACGGGAATCAGCTTCCCGAgcccaaaaggaaaaatgggtCTGAATTAGGACCCAAGGGCAGCTTGAGATGTGAACTTGCAAGCCTAAGTGGCGTACAATCATTGGGCCTGGGAGTAATATCTGTATTTTCTTGGAAACCTACCGAAATCCCCCGGAAAATTTCTGGCAGTGAAAAATGTGGGGCTGTGGCCTTTCAGTTTAGCTAAACAAAATATGCGCGCCTATCCAATACCACTCTCACTAACTGCTGTTTCCACCGTCGCGCTCGCGCCTTTCCCCACCATCCGATTTCTTCTCAACCCACCAATCTCCGACAAAACCacctccctttttctttcaacttcCTGTCCCAGGTTTCTGTTCTCTAAATTCAGACCCAACCCTTTTTGTTCCAACTCTGACGCCACCTCATCCGACACGAATGAGGGTGATGACGATGATGATGTTTATTTTGACGATGATGATGGTTTTGTTTTGTCAGATGAGAAGACACAGACGTTGTCTGAAGATGGTTTTTTTATTGAGATTAAAAAGCTTGGAGGTAACTCTCGTACAATTCGGTCCAAAATTGGGATTGAAGCCAGCCTCGATACTGTTTGGAACATTTTGACTGACTATGAGAAGTTGGCTGACATTATTCCGGGTCTTGCTGTCAGCAAAGTTGTTGAAAAAAAGGACAAATTTGCTCGACTCTATCAGGTAATTTACTTATACCCCGTTTCTTTGAatttgtgttttgtactcCGTTTGGTGTTTGATTCAAATTCAGTTGCATGTGGACTTTGACAATGTTGTGCTTATGATCAATTAAGCTTCTAGGTAAGACAGCAGCAAATACGGAATTTTTAGAACAAAAAGGAAGGTTTTTCTGGGTGTCTTTTAATATGGGTAAGAATTTAGTGAATATTTTGAGTGTCAAATGCTGGGTGggtcaagaaaacaaaaacgggatttttgagtTCCTACTGATTAATTAAGCAAAGGGATAAACGGAGAAAGGATGTTGTAGGGATTGAAAAGCTGTATTATTCTTCTTtcccaaataaatttaactgttTGATAGGGTAGGGTAGCATTGACTCCATTCTcttgatatatgtatataatgttGTCTATTGATATACGTTCCTCACCCTCCAATCGCTAACCAACTGCTCTTTGTATGTAGTGAATGCTTTGATGCTTTGTCTATCACTTGATTGAGAACTTTTGTCTGGATAcagatttttttattcttaagtGTAGTCCTTACCTTCTGTCATGGATGTAATTGATGTAATCATTCTGTTACATTATTTCAACAGATTGGACAGCAGAACTTGCCCTTGGGTTTGAAATTTAACGCTAAAGGAGTTTTAGATTGTTATGAGAAAGATCTTGAGATTTTGCCTTCCGGGAAAAAGCGTGAAATTCAATTTAAGATGGTTGAAGGTGACTTTACACGTTTTGAAGGGACATGGTTGATTGAACAGGTAAAGAATTAATTGTTGTTAGGTTGTTCAGCACCtttgaatttatattattCAGGCCATTGCTTATCTCTGTCTGATTTTTGGCTGCAACTTTCATACTTATCATTTTGACAAATTGTTTAGCTAGTTCAAGAGGAATTGCAATAGATCATGAGTTAGCTGCAAACTATGACTTAAGGCATAATAATGAAGTAGCAGAAACCAAATGAGTTTTGAGTCCTAGCTGATTGAAGAATTCGATCCCGTCAAATCTTGTCCTCTAGTCTGTGTTTCACAGCAAGACTAAGTCACATCTCATCATTAAAGTTTATCACGAATTTTGGCTTTGAGATACCTTATAAAAGATAGCGACAGATtgtaccaaaaaaaataaacctcATTTAATCCAAATGGTTACGTATTACACCCTCTTGGAAGCTTGAGTCAACTGAAAGGATCCATTTCCTGCTAAATGGAGAAAAGTATTTTGATCCATACTCAGCCACTCAGCCCTCAGACTTATTGAAGCCTTTAAGAAACTAGCCTTCTTTGTTGGCTCTCGCTGTAAGTTTATTGTGTCTGCTGCAATGCAAACGACTGAGCTAAACGAAATGAAATTGTATTGGCTTGGCTGCAGTTAGCACTTGTTTATCTTATGACAAGTGCATTTcacttttaactttttatgttacattttttattccaTCCCATCTTAAATTGCTGCTTGTTTATTCCAAAGTTCTGACTGGTATTGAGCATGATTGTTTTTAGAACATGTTGCTCGTAAGGGTTGCATCTATAAAATTATATGATATAGCAATTGTATTGGTATAGATGTCTCCTGTTTGGAAACTTGAGGCTTGGCTTCAGACGAGTACACTTAATATGATTCTCACAAGCTTCCTCGGAAATAATTCTTTTTGAGATTTGTTATAGTCTTTGATTAGGATATAAGGTTTATAATTCAAAAGCTAAGAACTCTCTTAATGATGGGGTGTGCAGTTTAATAAAGGAAAATGCAAAGGCAACGAAGCATTTGCTGGTCAAGAA
Protein-coding sequences here:
- the LOC18613832 gene encoding uncharacterized protein LOC18613832 isoform X1 — protein: MRAYPIPLSLTAVSTVALAPFPTIRFLLNPPISDKTTSLFLSTSCPRFLFSKFRPNPFCSNSDATSSDTNEGDDDDDVYFDDDDGFVLSDEKTQTLSEDGFFIEIKKLGGNSRTIRSKIGIEASLDTVWNILTDYEKLADIIPGLAVSKVVEKKDKFARLYQIGQQNLPLGLKFNAKGVLDCYEKDLEILPSGKKREIQFKMVEGDFTRFEGTWLIEQFNKGKCKGNEAFAGQEFQTTLSYLVDVKPKMWLPVRLVEGRLSSEIKTNLSCIREEAKRVISALNSL
- the LOC18613832 gene encoding uncharacterized protein LOC18613832 isoform X2 — protein: MSLSCEENVNFRDEKTQTLSEDGFFIEIKKLGGNSRTIRSKIGIEASLDTVWNILTDYEKLADIIPGLAVSKVVEKKDKFARLYQIGQQNLPLGLKFNAKGVLDCYEKDLEILPSGKKREIQFKMVEGDFTRFEGTWLIEQFNKGKCKGNEAFAGQEFQTTLSYLVDVKPKMWLPVRLVEGRLSSEIKTNLSCIREEAKRVISALNSL